TTTCCGATACCTTAGCGAAGCTGCAAGTCGGCAAACCGCTCGCCTGGAGGGGTCGTAAAGAGAGGCCGCCAACTTGACACTCGTCAGGGGTGCCGATACCTTAACGATGGACTTCAGGGCTAGTCTCTTAAGTCTTGTTGGCGCAATGTGTTCGAGCGCCCACGAAGTTTTCGAGCGAAATCCGGCGGCGCGCGCTGCTCGAAAGAGTAGTTCGCGTTTTTTTGTTGGCTCATCGGAAGTTGGTCGCATGGCAGACGTTACGCTACGTGGCGTCTCCAAGACTTTCTCCGGTGGTCGGCAAGCAGTCACGGCGGTCGATCTGGACGTTCCTGCAGGCGAGCTACTCGTGCTCGTCGGCCCGAGCGGTTCCGGTAAAACGACCCTCTTGCGGCTGATCGCGGGACTCGAAAAACCTGACGTGGGTGAAGTGCTGATTGGCGGCAGCTCGATGCAGGCCACGCCCCCTCACCGGCGCGATGTGGCGATGGTGTTTCAGTCGCTGGCTCTCTATGGGCACATGCGAGTGAAAGATCATGTGGCAGCAGGACTTACGCGATCGTCAGGAAGTGGCTGGATAGGCCCATGGTGGCGAGCTTGCTCGCGGCTGTGGGGAGCGATGCTGGGTAGCCCCAAAGCTGGCTCAGCATTGCGGGACAGACTTTCCCCGAGCGAAATACAAAGGCGGGTGACGTGGGCTGCAGAGCTCACGAGCATCACGCCTTTGCTTGATTTTATGCCCGAGGATTTGTCAGGCGGTGAGCAGCAGCGAGTGGCACTGGCGCGTGCTTTGGTGCGTAAGCCGAAACTGTTCCTGCTCGACGAGCCCCTCTCCAGCCTCGATGGTCCGCTACGAACCAACTTGGCCCGCGAGATTCGACAGCTTCAGAAGCAAACCGGCATGACGATGATTTATGTGACTCACGATTATCGCGAAGCAACCAGCATGGGCGACCGCCTAGCTGTGCTCGACGGCGGTCGTCTGTCGCAAATCGGCACGCCCCACCAGTTGCTCGACGCCCCCACGTCGCTTCGCACTGCTCGGCTGTTTGCTTATCCCACGCTTAACGAAATCTCTGGCCGCCTGATGCCTCAAGCAGCAGGTCTCGCCTTCGTAGCCGATCAATATCCCGAGCCACTTTTGACCGGCCTTGCCGCTGAGAACTTCTCGCGCGATACCGCGTCACTTCTGCAGGAGCGCATCACCCTGGCATTTCGCCCCGCATCGGTCGAGATTGATGGATCTGCTGAAGCGGCGATTAGCGCCCTGCGTATTGCTGCCAAGGTGACAAGCATTCGCCGTGCTGGCGACTTGGTGACAACCGAGCTCACGGCGACTAGCCCAGAGCTAACGCTGATGGCTAGCTGCACGTCGATGCCCCAGCACCGCGAGGGAGACTCGGTCATCGCCTTCGTGCCCACAAGACAACTATTCTGGTTCGACTCGTCGACGGGTGAGTCAATCGGGGCTGTGCGAGACTCTTCGCCAGACCTCGGGCCTTCGAGCCGTGTGAGGAAATAGACCCATGAATCCTGCTGATATGTTGCGTATTGTCGATTCTCTCCATCGCGAGAAGAACATCGATAAAGATGTCGTTTTTCAAGCTATTGAGGCGGCTCTCGTCTCAGCGGCGAAGAAGCACTACGGCGATGCCGCCGACATCACGATCAACATCGATCGCAACACCGGAGCTCTCTCCGGCATAGCCGATGGCCAAGCGCTCGACCCTGAGGAAATCAGTGGTCGCATTGGTGCTCAAACGGCCAAGCAAGTGATCATTCAAAAGATTCGTGAAGCAGAGCGCGACTCGCTCCTCGGCGAATATGGCGATCAAATCGGCCAGCTGATCAACGGCGTGGTCACCCGCAGCGAGGGAGCAGCGACGATTGTGTCGCTCGGTACCATCGAAGCCATTCTGCCTCGCAGCGAGCAAATCCCGGGCGAAACGCATCATCCGAACGAACGCGTTCGCGCGATTGTGTTTGAAGTGAAGCCACAAGGAAGCCGCGTGAAAGTGGTGCTCAGCCGCACCCGTCCGCAGTTCGTGCAGCGTCTGTTCGAGCAAGAGATTCCAGAAATCGCCGATGGCGTGATCAGCGTGAATGCGATCGCTCGCGAACCAGCCCACCGCAGCAAGGTGGCTGTCAGCAGCACCGATCAGCGCGTCGATTGCGTCGGCGCCTGCGTCGGTGTGCGCGGCAATCGTATTAAGAACATTGTCGACGAACTCTCGGGCGAACGGATCGATATTGTTCGCTGGAGCGACGACGCCGAAACCCTGATTCGCGCTTCGCTGCAACCAGCGGAAGTCGATCAAGTGCTGCTGTGCGATATGATCGGCCGCGCGATCGTGCTGGTCCGCGAAGATCAGCTGTCGCTGGCAATTGGCCGTAAAGGTCAGAACGTTCGACTCGCCAGCAAGCTTTGCGGCTGGGACATCGAAATCATGACCAACGACGAGCTCGAACAGCAAATCGACCGCGCTGTGGGTGGCTTCTCGAAGATCGAAGGGGTGACGGAAGAACTGGCTCAGCGACTCGTGGAGCAAGGCTATCTGTCGTACGACGATCTTTCGGTGATCGAACCCGACGCCCTGATGGAAATGGGTGGACTGACCGAAGAGCAGGTCGAAGAGATCGTGAACCAGGCGGAAACCCTGGCAACCGACGCTGAACGGGCTGCTGACGAAGAACGCCGCCGCAAACGCGAAGAGCGTGCCAGCGAAGGGGCTAGCGAATAGCTTTCGCTCCGTCGACTTGCTGGGTGAAAAATGCACTGCTGGCTCAATCCAGCGGTGCCGAATGATGCCCAATCAAGCGACAAAATCCAACTGCCAGTTGCTGGCGTGCTGTTAAGCACAGCTGTTTCGACAAGAAACCTTGCCAGAAGCGATAAAACTTCGCGCCGCGACGCTGGTATTTTGGCTCTTGAGGCGTTACATTACTGAATCACTCCCCACCGGGCGTGCCAAGCGCAATTTGATTTCTCGCTCAAGCCTTCGCGATCGGACTAATTTCCGGCAGCTAGCAGGCTTGAGAGGGGGCTGACTTATGTTTCGGTCCTGCGGCTACTTTCTAGGGAATTGCTTGTTCCTGTGATTGCTCAGCTCGCGGCCGGCTAGCGGCCCTCTTCTGCGAGCGATCGAGCGATTCTTTTCCTGTCGAACTTTACGAAGCTCGCGAGGTCTTAAAACCTCTTGTAGCTCGAGCCATTTATGGCCGTAAATCCTTTGACAGTAAGGCTCTAGTCGAGCGGCACCCTGGGTGTTTGACCCCCATGTATTGCAGTATGCAATGCACGAGACAACTCAAACCAAGGGCCGGGGAGCTGTTCGGGTGGAACTTCTGCTGGCACATGGTGTGGCATGTGGCAATTGCCTTTTCGGTTGCAAGGGCGATGCGTGCAGAGGAGATCGATTACATGAGTTAACTAGCCAGGCAACCCCGATCGATCAGGCTTACCCCACAACGTACCAGGGGCGGGTCCTGATGGCAGATCGCGGCATAGGAGGGCGCACGTGCCCATTCGGATTTACGCGTTAGCAAAAGATCTCAAGATCGACAGCAAAGACCTCGTAGATCTCTGCACCAAAGCAGGGATTACCGGGAAGGGCTCGGCGCTGGCCAGCCTCGAAGATGATGAAGTAACGAAGCTCAAGTCGTATCTCGATGGCGCGTCGAAACGATCGGCTCCTGCTCCTGCCGCTCCGCTGGTTGACATGAAGGCGGTACTGGCTTCGCCAGTTGGCTCAACAGCCACACTTCCACCTCCGCCTCCCCCACCACCGAAGACTCCCCCGAAGCGCTCGGCCCCCGTCGTGGAAGAACCGACGCCAGCTGTTGCTGAAGAGGCTGCGCCGACTCCGCCCCCTGAGCCTGTCGCAGAACCAACTCCACCTCCCGTGGTCGTGGCCGAAACGCCCGTCCCCGTCGAGCCGAAGGTCGAGGAAGCTCCCGCAGCTCCAGCTGTGAAAGTACCGCCACCGGCTCCTACCGTTCGCGTTGCTCCTGCAGCTCCCAAGACCACCCCTCCTCGCAAAGAGCAAGCCCCTCCCGCTGCTCCTGCGGCCAGCAATCCGTCGGCAACTCCGACGCCTCCTCCTGGCAATGCTCCGTCGACACCTCCACCGTCGAGCTCCCCAAACGCTCCCCAACGTCGTCAGCCAGGGCCTTTGGCCCCGCGTCCTGCCGATATGGCCCCGGTACGTGGTGACTCGCTTAGCCCAGGTCGCCGCCCCGGCATCATCAAGGTGCTGGATGCTGGCAAACGAAACGTCGAAACCAAGGGGAAAGAAGGGGGCGCACCTGGTGCGCCTGCTGGCGATCCTCCACGTGATCCCCAGCGCGGACAAGCCCGACGTCCGGTCATTCGCCTCGGCGAAATGCCCAAGTCGAATCAGCCACCACCTCCACCACCCAAGTCGAACGAACCGGCTCCACAAAAGCCGATCATGCGACTCCCCACCGACGCTATCGCCGGTGGCAAGCGTGGTGTGAAGCCACCGCTGGGCGAGCTCACCGCATCGATGAATCGCGACCGTCGAGGTCCCGGTGACGTTGCTGGTAAAAAGCCCGCCATGCGTGGCCCACTTCCGATCGAGCCCGATCTGACCACACCTGGCAAGGGTGGCGCTCTGGCACGCGGTAAGAAGGGTGTGAAAGGTGCGCCAGGCACCGATGCAGGTCTGGCCGACATGGCATCGGTTCGCGCCGATCGCAACAAAGCACGCGGTCCGCAGCAAGCGGGGCGTCGCTCGAATCACTTCTCGCACGATGATGATGGTGGACGCCGCCGCAAGAACACGCTCACGCGTCTCAAATCGCATCAGCGAACAGCAGCTGCTCCGCGTAAAGACAAACTCGAAGTCGAGGTCCCTTGCACCGTCCGCACGTTCTCCGAACAAGCGGGAATTGGTGCCGGTAAAGTCGTTGCGAAGCTGATGGTCCTGGGCATCATGGCTCGGATCAACGATCCGATTCCCAACGAATACGTCGAACTGCTCATTGGCGAACTCGGCCTCGATGTCACAGTCAAACAGCCGCTGACACTCGAAGAAGAGTTGACCAAGGAGTTTGAGGGTACGGAAGACGCGCCCGAGTCGCTCGTCGCTCGTCCGCCAATCGTCACCTTCCTGGGTCACGTCGATCACGGTAAGACGTCGCTCCTCGACCGCATCATTGGCACGAACGTGGTCTCGGGTGAAGCGGGTGGTATCACCCAGCACATCCGCGCCTACACGATCAAAACCAAAGATGGTCGCGTGGTGGCATTCGTCGATACGCCTGGTCACGAAGCATTCACGGAAATGCGTGCTCGTGGTGCCAACGTCACCGACATTGCGGTACTCGTGGTGGCCGCCGACGACGGTGTGATGCCACAAACGGAAGAAGCGATCAGCCACGCCAAAGCGGCTGGGGTTCCGATCGTGGTCGCCATGAACAAGTGCGATCTCCCGGGTGCCGATCAGCAGCGAGTGCTCCAGCAGCTCGCCACCGCTGGTTTGCTGCCGAGCGAATGGGGTGGTGAAGTGGAAGTGGTTCGTACCTCGGCCATCACAGGCGAAGGTATGGACACGCTGCTCGAAACCCTGCTCGTCACCGCCGAACTTCACGAGTACAAGGCCAACCCAACACGCGAAGCGTCGGGCATGTGCCTCGAAAGCGAACAAGAGGCTGGTCGCGGTGTGATTGCCAAGCTGATGGTGCAGAACGGAACGTTGCGTGAAGGTGATATCGTCGTCTGCGGTTCCGCTCATGGCCGCGTGAAGGCGATGTACGACACCCTTCGTCCACGCGTTCGCCTCAAAGAGGCTCCCCCATCTACTCCCATCAACGTCACTGGTCTCGACGTCGCTCCCGGTGCTGGCGAGAAGTTCTACGTACTCGACGACATCGGTCGCGCTCGTGAACTGGCTGTTGGCCGCGCTGATAAATCGCGCCACCAGAGCCTCTCGGGCACTACCACCAAGGTGTCGTTCGAAGAGTTCCAAAAGCAGTTGTCGGAAGGACGCGTCGGCAAGACCGAAGAAGCGACTTACCTCAACTTGATCATCCGCGCCGACGTGCGTGGTTCGATCGAAGCGATCCTGAAGGAACTCAGCAAGTTCGATCACCCGGAAGTGAAGATCAAGGTGCTGCAAGCTTCGGTGGGTGGTGTTTCGGTGGCCGACGTCACCCTGGCCCACGCATCGAACGCGGTGATCATTGCCTTCAACGTCATCCCCGACGAAGCAGCCCGTGCATTGTCCGACGATCGTCACGTGGAAATTCGCCGCTACGACATCATCTACAAGGTGACCGACGACATTAAGGCCTTGCTCGAAGGGAAACTCAAACCCGAAGAGCGCGTGGTCGACATGGGTCGAGCACTCGTCAAACAGGCGTTTGTCATCAGCCGCGTAGGTACTGTCGCTGGTTCGCAAGTGATCCAGGGTACGATCGATCGCTCCTGCCGCGTTCGTGTGAATCGCGAGAATCGCACCATCGGCGATTACGCCATCGATTCGCTCCGTCGCGACAAGGATGACGTGAAGGAAGTCAGCCGCGGCATGGAATGCGGCATCAAGCTGGCCAACTTCAATGACATCAAGGAAGGGGACTTGCTCGAAGCTTACAAGATCGAGGAAGTGGCCCGTACGCTGTAGGACGCACAACCAGCAGGCCACGCGGCGAAGATTGCCACCGAAGGTCGAATGGAAATTGCCACTCGATCTTCGTTTCGGTGTTCAGCCGGCGTTGCCTATCGCCACCAGCCAGCATCGACGTGCCTTGCGCGGCGACAGCATGCGTTGGTCGCTTGTGGCAGCCCTTGGCCTTTCGTGACGAGTTGCCACTTGCTGATGTAGCAAAACGCGCAGTGACTTCAAAAAAACAGAGCAGCTTTTTGGCCGAGGAAATTAGGGAATCACGATGACATCGAGGCGGATACTCAAAGCACAGGAAGCGATTCGCGAGGTGGTCAGCATGGCCATCCTGACGGAGATTCGCGATCCGCGCGTGCGCGATGTCACGGTGGTCAAGGTCGAGATGACTCCCGACATGCGTGCCGCCAAGATCATGGTTTCGGTCATGGGTGACGAGCAGCGCGAAAAGCTCACCGTGCTCGGCCTGCAGAATTCTGCCGGTTTTTTGCAGAAGCGCATCGCCGACGAAATCGACACGCGTTATACCCCCAAACTCACATTTGAAATCGACCGCGGCGTGAAGAACTCGCTCGAGGTCCTGCGCATCCTCAAGGAAGTTCTCCCTTCGACCAGCAGCATGGCTCCTGGTGCTTCTCCTCCTCCGCCACCAGTACCGACCGATGAACTGGACGAGGAATACGAAGACGAAGTAGAGGAAACCGAGGATGACGAAGTCGATAGCGACGTCGAAAATAGCGACGACGAGAACAACGATCAGAAGTGAGGCGCACCGCCTGCGGCATGCTTAGCTGACAAGCACTCCACGCTTCTCCACGAACTAGCACTACTCAACGAATTGCCCGACAACTGACCCTGCGGGACCGACATGACAAGCCCCAATCGAGCCGCGATTCTCGCCAAAGTTCACAAGGTACTCAAAAAGTACTACAAGCCGATCATCGTGCCCACCGAACGCACAGTCCTCGAGCATTTGCTCTATGCCTGCTGTCTGGAAAGCGCACGCTACGAAGCGGCTGACGAAGCCTTTGCCAAACTCAAGGAACTCTTCTTCGACTGGAATGAAGTTCGCGTGACCACCGTCACCGAACTCGCCGAAGTGATGTCGGGAGTGGCTGATCCGCAAGCTGCTGGCAACCGCATCAAGAAGGTCTTGCAGTCGGTCTTTGAAGCGAACTATTCGTTCGACCTCGAGCCCCTCAAAAAGCAGAACCTGGGCAAAGCCGAAAAGGACCTGGAAAAGATCGCCGGGAGCACCGGCTTTGTGCGGGCCTTTGTGACACAGCAGGCGCTCGGCGGGCATGCGATTCCGGTGACGGAAGAAGCTGTCACGCTGCTCTACGCCGTCGGCGTGATCAACGATGCAGAAGCCGACAAACATCAAATTCCTGGCATGGAACGGGCCATTCCCAAGAACAAGGGGGCGGAATTCGGTTCGCTGATGCATCAGCTCGCAGCCGATTTCAAAGCGTCGCCTGGATCGTCGAAACTACGAGGCATTCTGGCCGAAATCGACCCTGACTACAAAGAACGCCTCGGCAAACGTGTGGTGCGTGTCGAAGAGACCAACCGTGCGATCGAAGAGGCAGCCCGACTCGAACGATTGGCCCCTAAGCCGATCGTGCCACCCCAAATGCCGAATGCAACAGCCGGCAAATCGGGAGGCAAACCCGGGGGAAAGCCCTCTGAAAAAGGTGGCGACAAAGCCGCTGAAAAGGCCGCCGCCAAGGAGCCTGGCCCCAAAGATGCCAGCAAAGGAGCCCCCAAAGCTCCACCTAAGCCTGCAGGCAAAGAGCCCGCGAAGCCCGTGATTAAGGTCGACGACAAAAAGGGTGACAAGAAGCCTAAGCCACCAGCTCCGAAATCGGATGGTGCCGGAAAAAAGTCCGAACCGAAGCAATCGAATAAAGGGCTTACCAAAAAAAAGCCTAAGTAGCGGGACGAGCGACATCGATTAACGGCGCAGCTTCAGCCGCCACGATGTTCTTGTTCTTCCCGCGCGATCTCCTTCTAGCACAAGGAATCGCAAACCCCGCCCTGCAGCTTGGGGACGTCGCTACGTCCACTCCTCATCTGTCGCTGCGCCATCTGCTCAGCCCGCCTGCGATGCATGGCTCAAGCACACACGGAGCCCATTCGCTCGCCCCATTTGCCAAAGAAAAATCGAGCGTGAGCCCTGCGCGCCTTAATCTTTGCCGATGTGCTCGACCTGCTTCCAGTACTTCTCAAACGCCCCCTTCACGTGGAAATCGGGGCTGTTATCGATGTCGTGGCATTCCATGCAGCGGCGTTCGGCAACACCTCCAGCCAAGGGAAGCTTCATCTCTTCGCGACGCTGCAGGATGTCAGCCATGCTGGGCGAACCATCTCCATTTTCAGCCGCGACATGCGCCGAGCCTGGACCGTGGCAATTCTCGCACCCACTGTGGGCCATGACCGGGGTTTTCTCGAGCGATTCATAGCCCGAAGCAAAGGGGAAAAACTTCTGCGGCTCCCAGCCAGTCACGTGACAGCTGAGACATTCGGGATCGAAATGTCGAGCAATGTCGCCTCGTGAATTCGGTGGCGTGACGAGCGAATCGGTGGCATGAGCATGCTTGGAGTTGGCCCAAACTTCTCCCGCCTTGGTATGGCAATCGACGCAGGTGGAAGTTCCCACGAAGGTGCGTCCCGAAGGATGTGGCTGGGGACGAAGTCCCAGTTCGCCGAGTCCCAGTTGCTGAAGTTGGTTTTGATACTCCGCGAGCAGATCGAGCATCGCTTTGGAGTCGGAAAGTCGGCTGTCGAGAGGGACTCGTTCGTAGCGCAGCGGTTCTTTCGCGTCGTCGTAAACCCCGATGATGCCGACATACATCCCCTTGGTACCGACCTGGGCCATGCGCGATTTCGTCCCTTCGATCGGAACGAGTTCGCGCGTCGGTTCACCAACGCCACCGGAAGTGACGACGAGGTCGAATTCAGGGACCGCCGTGGCAAGTTTTTTGGTGGCGTCCATCGAAGCGTGCGCGAGCAAAACCAATAGATCGCAGCCGGCCTGCTTCATTTCAGCAGCCCCTGCCTTGAGAGCCTCGACAGCTCCTTCGTGCACAATTTCGTCGCTTTGGAGCTGTTGTTCGTAGTCATCGGCCAGCGCGCCGATCACGCCAATTTTTCGTCCCCCTGCTTCGATGATCCGAAATCGTGGCTGCAATTCGCGGGCGAGCAGCGCCACATTGGCCGACGTGAAGATACTTTCGCGATCGGTGTCGGGATTGGTGGCAGCGAGCAGTTCCCCTGCATTGAGGCGGAGATCATCTTTCCCGAGTGTCACCGCTTGATAGCCGAGCAAACGGAGCGCGTTGGCTGTTTGGGTGAACTTGATTTCAGACTGACGGCCGTAACGACGAACCTGACTGCCAACATCAATCGGCACCACTTCCCAGCCAGAAGTTTGCTTCAGCTGCGTCAGGAGCGAATGCCGTCGAGCGAGCCCCCCCTTCTGATTTTCGAGACCCGTGCAACCGCAGGGCTCGATGTAGCCCATCTGCTGGCCCGTCACAAAGAAGGCGAACTGCGGCTTAGGCCACTTCGGCCACGCGTACGGTTCAGGAGGAGCTTTGCTCGGTTTTTCGGTTTCCCCGTCGACTGCAGCAGTCGCAGCTGGCGCACGGAGCGGATTCTCTGCGGTAGGAATCGGGGATGGCGTTTCTGCGGCAGGCTCCGTGGGTGGCTCTGCTGCAGGAACTTCCGGCGCAGGCTGTACACGCGGTGGTGGCTCAACTTCGGGACCTGGAAGCGGGTCGGTCGTAGGGAGCACGACTTCCGGAGGAGCAAGCTCGGAGGCAGGTTCCTGAGCAGGAGTCTCCTGGGGATCGCTGCCGCAACCCACCACGATTGCCAAGGCGATCAAGCAGATCGAAAGGATCGCGAGGATCGCGAGATTGGCCCACACATATCCGTCGCAGCGTCGAAATCGCATTGCCCGTCGTCCTTGATCTACGTGCTCGCAGGCGCTAGTTACACCTGCTTCGTCGAACTCCTATCTTCTCAAAAATGATGATGGCGGGGAATCGCAAACTCGGCTACTCGCTGACCGCAAAATTCACAAAGACTTTGAATTCCTTGGTTTCGGGATGCGTGGTTTTGAATTTAATTTGACCAAACCCGCCTCCACTCACGCGCTGCACGGGAGTGGCATCCGCTGGCACGATGATTTCGAGCGGATAGCGAACGATTTTGGGGTTGTCGCGTGAAGGCTCCCCAAGTTTGGCCTGCAAGCTCGTCGAGGGATCCACGGAATCGATGGTCAACTGCACATCGTCGCGATAGGGTCCTTTCACGAGCACAAACACCGTGTGCTTCAGTTCCTTGCCGCGTGGTAAGACGCCCAGCGATACGAGCCCCTTCTCCTGGTTGACCTTAGGCCCCGAAAGGGACAAATCACTCACCACAGTGGCCATGATCGGTAGTTCGATCATCGGCAGGTTCTCGGCCGTAGTCTTCATTTTGATCGTTTGCGAGAGAGCGCCGAGTGGCAATCCTGAATCGAGGCTGATGCGAATCTCGAGCCCTGCCGTGGCACCATCCGACTCGGTTAATTCCTCCGCTGTAAGGGGGCGCGACTCGAGCTTGAACTTCTCCTTGGCTCGCTCCTGCGAGAATTCATGCGTCGCCAGTTCGAGCGTTTTGTTCTCGAAAGCAAGCAAACGAAAAACTCCGGAGACCGGTTCACTCCCGACGATCGTACCGAAGTTCACCTCCCGACGATCGGCCTTCAGAGGCTCGAAAATCTTCCCCTCGATCACCAGTCGAATCACCTGTCGATCAGGATCGTTGGTCCGAAGTTCGGCTGATTGCGAGAATTCTTCGTCCCCCGTTTTGGCAGTCCACTCCAGCTTCACCTTGGTCGACTCACCTGGAGCCAGGGTTCCGCTTCCAGCTTTAAACAGGGTGCATTTGCAAGTGGTGTCCCCGGTGGTGAGCGAAAGGGGTTCTGTTCCATCGTTACGCACGATGAATTCGTGCGACGACTTTCCATTGCGCTGCATCTTGCCGAAGTTGTGGTGATCGCCGTTGACGACAATCGCAATCGGTCGCCCTTGCGTCACACGCTCGGCAAGTGGAACGGGAAGATAGTCGTCTCCCAGTTCAAAACTCGTACTCAAAATGCCAAGCCCCACACCCACGGCGAGTGCC
This window of the Pirellula staleyi DSM 6068 genome carries:
- a CDS encoding ABC transporter ATP-binding protein, with the translated sequence MADVTLRGVSKTFSGGRQAVTAVDLDVPAGELLVLVGPSGSGKTTLLRLIAGLEKPDVGEVLIGGSSMQATPPHRRDVAMVFQSLALYGHMRVKDHVAAGLTRSSGSGWIGPWWRACSRLWGAMLGSPKAGSALRDRLSPSEIQRRVTWAAELTSITPLLDFMPEDLSGGEQQRVALARALVRKPKLFLLDEPLSSLDGPLRTNLAREIRQLQKQTGMTMIYVTHDYREATSMGDRLAVLDGGRLSQIGTPHQLLDAPTSLRTARLFAYPTLNEISGRLMPQAAGLAFVADQYPEPLLTGLAAENFSRDTASLLQERITLAFRPASVEIDGSAEAAISALRIAAKVTSIRRAGDLVTTELTATSPELTLMASCTSMPQHREGDSVIAFVPTRQLFWFDSSTGESIGAVRDSSPDLGPSSRVRK
- the nusA gene encoding transcription termination factor NusA → MNPADMLRIVDSLHREKNIDKDVVFQAIEAALVSAAKKHYGDAADITINIDRNTGALSGIADGQALDPEEISGRIGAQTAKQVIIQKIREAERDSLLGEYGDQIGQLINGVVTRSEGAATIVSLGTIEAILPRSEQIPGETHHPNERVRAIVFEVKPQGSRVKVVLSRTRPQFVQRLFEQEIPEIADGVISVNAIAREPAHRSKVAVSSTDQRVDCVGACVGVRGNRIKNIVDELSGERIDIVRWSDDAETLIRASLQPAEVDQVLLCDMIGRAIVLVREDQLSLAIGRKGQNVRLASKLCGWDIEIMTNDELEQQIDRAVGGFSKIEGVTEELAQRLVEQGYLSYDDLSVIEPDALMEMGGLTEEQVEEIVNQAETLATDAERAADEERRRKREERASEGASE
- the infB gene encoding translation initiation factor IF-2; this translates as MPIRIYALAKDLKIDSKDLVDLCTKAGITGKGSALASLEDDEVTKLKSYLDGASKRSAPAPAAPLVDMKAVLASPVGSTATLPPPPPPPPKTPPKRSAPVVEEPTPAVAEEAAPTPPPEPVAEPTPPPVVVAETPVPVEPKVEEAPAAPAVKVPPPAPTVRVAPAAPKTTPPRKEQAPPAAPAASNPSATPTPPPGNAPSTPPPSSSPNAPQRRQPGPLAPRPADMAPVRGDSLSPGRRPGIIKVLDAGKRNVETKGKEGGAPGAPAGDPPRDPQRGQARRPVIRLGEMPKSNQPPPPPPKSNEPAPQKPIMRLPTDAIAGGKRGVKPPLGELTASMNRDRRGPGDVAGKKPAMRGPLPIEPDLTTPGKGGALARGKKGVKGAPGTDAGLADMASVRADRNKARGPQQAGRRSNHFSHDDDGGRRRKNTLTRLKSHQRTAAAPRKDKLEVEVPCTVRTFSEQAGIGAGKVVAKLMVLGIMARINDPIPNEYVELLIGELGLDVTVKQPLTLEEELTKEFEGTEDAPESLVARPPIVTFLGHVDHGKTSLLDRIIGTNVVSGEAGGITQHIRAYTIKTKDGRVVAFVDTPGHEAFTEMRARGANVTDIAVLVVAADDGVMPQTEEAISHAKAAGVPIVVAMNKCDLPGADQQRVLQQLATAGLLPSEWGGEVEVVRTSAITGEGMDTLLETLLVTAELHEYKANPTREASGMCLESEQEAGRGVIAKLMVQNGTLREGDIVVCGSAHGRVKAMYDTLRPRVRLKEAPPSTPINVTGLDVAPGAGEKFYVLDDIGRARELAVGRADKSRHQSLSGTTTKVSFEEFQKQLSEGRVGKTEEATYLNLIIRADVRGSIEAILKELSKFDHPEVKIKVLQASVGGVSVADVTLAHASNAVIIAFNVIPDEAARALSDDRHVEIRRYDIIYKVTDDIKALLEGKLKPEERVVDMGRALVKQAFVISRVGTVAGSQVIQGTIDRSCRVRVNRENRTIGDYAIDSLRRDKDDVKEVSRGMECGIKLANFNDIKEGDLLEAYKIEEVARTL
- the rbfA gene encoding 30S ribosome-binding factor RbfA translates to MTSRRILKAQEAIREVVSMAILTEIRDPRVRDVTVVKVEMTPDMRAAKIMVSVMGDEQREKLTVLGLQNSAGFLQKRIADEIDTRYTPKLTFEIDRGVKNSLEVLRILKEVLPSTSSMAPGASPPPPPVPTDELDEEYEDEVEETEDDEVDSDVENSDDENNDQK
- a CDS encoding multiheme c-type cytochrome — encoded protein: MRFRRCDGYVWANLAILAILSICLIALAIVVGCGSDPQETPAQEPASELAPPEVVLPTTDPLPGPEVEPPPRVQPAPEVPAAEPPTEPAAETPSPIPTAENPLRAPAATAAVDGETEKPSKAPPEPYAWPKWPKPQFAFFVTGQQMGYIEPCGCTGLENQKGGLARRHSLLTQLKQTSGWEVVPIDVGSQVRRYGRQSEIKFTQTANALRLLGYQAVTLGKDDLRLNAGELLAATNPDTDRESIFTSANVALLARELQPRFRIIEAGGRKIGVIGALADDYEQQLQSDEIVHEGAVEALKAGAAEMKQAGCDLLVLLAHASMDATKKLATAVPEFDLVVTSGGVGEPTRELVPIEGTKSRMAQVGTKGMYVGIIGVYDDAKEPLRYERVPLDSRLSDSKAMLDLLAEYQNQLQQLGLGELGLRPQPHPSGRTFVGTSTCVDCHTKAGEVWANSKHAHATDSLVTPPNSRGDIARHFDPECLSCHVTGWEPQKFFPFASGYESLEKTPVMAHSGCENCHGPGSAHVAAENGDGSPSMADILQRREEMKLPLAGGVAERRCMECHDIDNSPDFHVKGAFEKYWKQVEHIGKD
- a CDS encoding DUF1573 domain-containing protein; its protein translation is MKLVLASLVALAVGVGLGILSTSFELGDDYLPVPLAERVTQGRPIAIVVNGDHHNFGKMQRNGKSSHEFIVRNDGTEPLSLTTGDTTCKCTLFKAGSGTLAPGESTKVKLEWTAKTGDEEFSQSAELRTNDPDRQVIRLVIEGKIFEPLKADRREVNFGTIVGSEPVSGVFRLLAFENKTLELATHEFSQERAKEKFKLESRPLTAEELTESDGATAGLEIRISLDSGLPLGALSQTIKMKTTAENLPMIELPIMATVVSDLSLSGPKVNQEKGLVSLGVLPRGKELKHTVFVLVKGPYRDDVQLTIDSVDPSTSLQAKLGEPSRDNPKIVRYPLEIIVPADATPVQRVSGGGFGQIKFKTTHPETKEFKVFVNFAVSE